A region from the Cannabis sativa cultivar Pink pepper isolate KNU-18-1 chromosome 9, ASM2916894v1, whole genome shotgun sequence genome encodes:
- the LOC115723322 gene encoding uncharacterized protein LOC115723322, translating into MSAYDNVVGGKLKLKGKALDVKAGDMKKKKKHKKLLQDQNSVIKQDDLSTAGGGSGILEEDEINDSDGRNNDNKSSEEGKNGSSYDQNMTAAEKRYIEQRERIDNQRLAKTANKSHRDRIQDFNQYLANMSEHYDIPKVGPG; encoded by the exons ATGTCAGCATATGATAACGTGGTTGGTGGGAAGCTGAAGCTTAAGGGAAAGGCTCTGGATGTTAAGGCTGGCGatatgaagaaaaagaagaaacatAAGAAGCTTCTTCAAGATCAAAACTCTGTAATCAAACAAGATGATCTTTCAACTGCTG GTGGTGGAAGTGGCATTCTTGAGGAGGATGAAATCAATGATAGCGATGGCCGCAACAACGACAACAAATCAAgtgaagaaggaaagaatggCAGTTCTTATGATCAGAATATGACAGCTGCTGAGAAAAGATACATAGAACAAAGAGAGAGAATCGATAACCAGAGATTGGCGAAGACTGCTAACAAGTCTCACCGTGATAGGATTCAGGATTTCAATCAGTATCTTGCTAACATGAGTGAACATTATGACATCCCTAAAGTTGGTCCAGGTTAA
- the LOC115723323 gene encoding uncharacterized protein LOC115723323, with protein sequence MASWKKTIATPFKKARTFFNHQQSTTTNNKSHHHDLQLQEEEEENSRESNRILVMDQLEGEVMACAYEDVQVMWSILDKSNSNSNPNSNTNLLPYKITSN encoded by the exons ATGGCATCTTGGAAGAAGACCATTGCAACTCCCTTCAAGAAAGCTCGCACTTTCTTCAATCACCAACAATCCACTACTACTAATAACAAATCTCATCATCATGACCTCCAACTCCAag aagaagaagaagaaaacagcAGGGAGAGTAATAGAATATTGGTGATGGATCAGCTTGAGGGTGAAGTCATGGCATGTGCTTATGAAGATGTCCAAGTCATGTGGTCTATTCTTGACAAGTCCAACTCCAACTCCAACCCCAATTCCAACACCAATCTTCTACCATacaaaatcacttctaattaA